A region of Mycosarcoma maydis chromosome 15, whole genome shotgun sequence DNA encodes the following proteins:
- a CDS encoding putative transketolase gives MSFTKAASDEKAIAAIRVLAADVVAKSNSGHPGAPMGMAPMAHTLFSRFMNVNPAHSKWINRDRFVLSNGHACALIYILNHLLGYKDLPMEQLKQFRQLDSKTPGHPEHGHTEGIEVTTGPLGQGFANSVGLAIAQANLAATFNKDGFPLFTNHTYMFTGDGCLQEGISSEAASLAGHLKLGNLIALYDDNHISIDGDTACSFTEDVEQRFLAYGWHVSHVLDGDKDLEGLFKAITEARNVTDKPSIIRVKTTIGFGSKLQGLAATHGAPLKADDIEAVKTKFGMDPKQSFVVPDDVYAAYKEIADRGAKADKEWTELFKAYGEKYPNEHAEIARRIAGKLPEGWEKSLPTYQPSDAAVASRKLSETVLAKVADAVPELLGGSADLTGSNLTRWGNAVDFQHPSTQLGDYSGKYIRYGVREHAMGAIMNGLAAYGMHIPTAGTFLNFVSYAIGAVRLSALSQHRVIWVATHDSIGLGEDGPTHQPIETAIALRAIPNLMFWRPADGNETSGAYLVAIESKSTPSVLALTRQNLPQLEGSSIEKAAKGGYVVVENESADITLVASGSEVALCVEAVAKLGEKGIKARVVSIPCFSVFDAQPIEYRLSVLPSGKPILSVEAYSTLGWSKYSHAQHGINTFGASAPANQLFKKFKMTGDDVVAKAEHVTKVFQGQTLVSPIELEAKLLQY, from the exons ATGTCTTTTACTAAGGCTGCTAGCGACGAGAAGGCTATCGCTGCCATCC GTGTCTTGGCCGCCGATGTGGTCGCCAAGTCCAACTCCGGTCACCCTGGTGCTCCCATGGGTATGGCTCCCATGGCCCACACCCTCTTCTCTCG ATTCATGAATGTGAACCCCGCTCACTCTAAGTGGATCAACCGTGACCGATTCGTTCTTTCGAACGGCCACGCTTGCGCTCTCATCTACATCCTCAACCACCTCCTCGGTTACAAGGACTTGCCCatggagcagctcaagcagtTCCGTCAGCTCGACTCCAAGACCCCAGGTCACCCCGAACACGGTCACACCGAGGGTATCGAGGTCACCACTGGTCCCCTTGGTCAGGGTTTCGCCAACTCGGTCGGTCTCGCCATCGCCCAGGCTAACCTTGCTGCCACCTTCAACAAGGACGGCTTCCCCCTCTTCACCAACCACACATACATGTTCACCGGTGACGGTTGCTTGCAGGAGGGTATCTCGTCCGAGGCCGCTTCGCTCGCTGGTCACCTCAAGCTCGGAAACCTCATCGCCCTCTACGATGACAACCacatctcgatcgacggTGACACCGCCTGCTCCTTCACcgaagacgtcgagcagcgcttcCTCGCCTACGGATGGCACGTTTCGCACGTCCTTGACGGTGACAAGGACCTCGAGGGTCTCTTCAAGGCCATCACCGAGGCCAGAAACGTCACCGACAAGCCCTCGATCATCCGTGTCAAGACCACCATCGGCTTCGGTTCCAAGCTCCAGGGTCTCGCCGCCACCCACGGTGCTCCCCTCAAGGCCGACGACATTGAAGCTGTCAAGACCAAGTTCGGCATGGACCCCAAGCAGAGCTTCGTTGTCCCAGACGATGTCTACGCCGCTTACAAGGAAATCGCTGACCGTGGTGCCAAGGCCGACAAGGAGTGGACCGAGCTCTTCAAGGCCTACGGCGAGAAGTACCCCAACGAGCACGCCGAGATTGCCCGCCGAATCGCCGGAAAGCTTCCCGAGGGCTGGGAGAAGTCTCTCCCCACCTACCAGCCCAGCGATGCCGCCGTTGCCTCGCGAAAGCTTTCCGAGACTGTCCTCGCCAAGGTCGCTGACGCTGTTCCCGAACTTCTTGGTGGTTCCGCCGATTTGACCGGCTCCAACTTGACCCGTTGGGGCAACGCTGTCGACTTCCAGCACCCCAGCACCCAGCTCGGTGACTACTCGGGCAAGTACATCCGATACGGTGTCCGTGAGCACGCCATGGGTGCAATCATGAACGGTCTCGCCGCCTACGGCATGCACATCCCCACCGCCGGAACTTTCCTCAACTTTGTCTCGTACGCTATCGGCGCTGTGCGTCTCTCGGCCCTCTCGCAGCACCGCGTCATCTGGGtcgccactcacgactcgatTGGTCTCGGTGAGGACGGTCCCACCCACCAGCCTATCGAGACTGCCATCGCTCTTCGTGCCATCCCCAACCTCATGTTCTGGCGCCCTGCTGACGGTAACGAGACCTCGGGTGCTTACCTTGTTGCCATCGAGTCCAAGTCAACCCCTTCCGTCCTTGCCCTCACTCGTCAGAATCTGCCCCAACTCGAGGGCAGCTCTATCGAGAAGGCCGCCAAGGGTGGTTACGTTGTCGTAGAGAACGAGTCGGCCGACATCACCCTCGTTGCCTCTGGTTCCGAGGTCGCTCTCTGCGTCGAAGCcgtcgccaagctcggcgagaaGGGCATCAAGGCTCGTGTTGTTTCCATCCCATGCTTCTCGGTCTTTGATGCTCAGCCCATCGAGTACCGTCTCTCGGTTCTCCCCTCGGGCAAGCCCATCCTCTCCGTCGAGGCCTACTCGACGCTCGGCTGGTCCAAGTACTCGCACGCCCAGCACGGTATCAACACCTTTGGTGCCTCAGCCCCTGCCAATCAACTCTTCAAGAAGTTCAAGATGACTGGCGACGACGTTGTCGCCAAGGCCGAGCACGTCACCAAGGTTTTCCAGGGCCAGACCCTTGTGAGCcccatcgagctcgaagccaAGCTCCTGCAGTACTAA
- a CDS encoding uncharacterized protein (related to Signal recognition particle 14 kDa protein), translated as MTVTNEQFLSELTKLFEESTSKHSVYVSSKKAPASAAKDDDVDMTPSSSCGLTDAILFRATNGVSGSGKVKISTLVPASKLASFQGAYLPLLRTHLSNGLKKRDKARERKMDKAREQSRKKLIETVDGRDKIITNKMGSKRGAGRRKRQRALKKGLALRKEKSKEAKRKVQAAKTA; from the exons ATGACGGTGACCAATGAGCAG TTTCTTTCGGAGCTCACCAAGCTGTTCGAGGAAAGCACGTCAAAGCACTCGGTGTACGTATCCTCGAAGAAAgcaccagcatcagcggCCAAGGACGATGATGTGGACATGAcgccttcctcgtcctGTGGCCTCACAGATGCGATCCTCTTTCGAGCCACCAACGGAGTTTCAGGAAGCGGCAAGGTCAAGATCAGCACGTTGGTGCCTGCTTCCAAGCTAGCCAGCTTCCAGGGCGCGTATTTGCCCTTGCTAAGGACTCATTTGTCGAATGGACTCAAGAAACGTGACAAGGcaagagagagaaagatGGACAAAGCTCGCGAGCAGAGCCGCAAAAAGCTGATTGAGACAGTGGACGGCAGGGACAAGATCATCACCAACAAGATGGGCAGCAAACGAGGTGCGGGCCGACGCAAGCGACAACGTGCGCTCAAGAAGGGGCTCGCACTGCGAAAGGAAAAATCCAAAGAGGCCAAGCGAAAGGTTCAAGCAGCCAAAACAGCCTAG